In one Zobellia galactanivorans genomic region, the following are encoded:
- the ruvB gene encoding Holliday junction branch migration DNA helicase RuvB: protein MNEYLDPVGENFTPEEFDIERALRPISFDDFTGQEQVLENLKVFVEAANQRGEALDHTLFHGPPGLGKTTLAHILANELGVGIKITSGPVLDKPGDLAGLLTNLEERDVLFIDEIHRLSPIVEEYLYSAMEDYKIDIMIETGPNARSVQINLNPFTLIGATTRSGLLTSPMRARFGIQSRLQYYSTELLSTIVERSAEILKVPISQEAAIEIAGRSRGTPRICNALLRRVRDFAQIKGNGTIDMEISKFSLKALNVDAHGLDEMDNKILSTIIDKFKGGPVGITTLATAVSESAETIEEVYEPFLIQQGFIMRTPRGREVTDLAYKHLGKLKGGVQPGLF, encoded by the coding sequence ATGAACGAGTACCTAGACCCCGTAGGGGAGAATTTTACCCCAGAGGAATTTGATATAGAAAGAGCCTTGCGCCCCATAAGTTTCGACGATTTTACGGGGCAAGAACAGGTCTTGGAAAATTTAAAGGTTTTTGTAGAGGCAGCCAATCAAAGGGGTGAGGCATTAGACCATACCTTGTTTCACGGTCCACCGGGACTTGGAAAAACGACTTTGGCACATATTCTGGCGAATGAGTTGGGGGTGGGGATAAAGATCACCTCTGGGCCAGTACTCGACAAACCTGGTGACCTGGCCGGCCTGCTTACGAATCTCGAAGAGCGCGATGTGCTTTTTATCGATGAGATCCATCGGTTGAGCCCTATTGTCGAGGAGTACCTCTACTCGGCCATGGAAGATTATAAAATAGATATTATGATCGAAACGGGCCCCAACGCCCGATCGGTTCAAATAAATCTAAATCCCTTCACCTTGATAGGGGCTACTACCCGCTCGGGACTATTGACTTCGCCTATGCGCGCCCGATTCGGCATCCAGAGCCGCTTACAGTACTATTCAACCGAGCTGCTCTCTACCATTGTAGAGCGTAGTGCCGAAATATTGAAGGTGCCTATTAGTCAAGAGGCCGCCATAGAGATTGCGGGCAGAAGTAGGGGGACGCCCAGAATCTGCAATGCCTTGCTCCGTCGTGTACGCGATTTTGCCCAGATCAAAGGGAACGGGACGATAGATATGGAGATTTCTAAGTTCAGTCTAAAGGCATTGAATGTCGATGCCCACGGATTGGATGAAATGGACAATAAAATTCTTTCCACCATCATTGATAAGTTCAAAGGTGGTCCGGTGGGAATTACAACCTTGGCCACTGCAGTTTCGGAAAGTGCCGAAACCATTGAGGAGGTATACGAACCTTTTTTGATACAACAAGGCTTTATCATGCGTACCCCACGTGGGCGTGAAGTTACCGATTTGGCCTATAAACACTTGGGAAAGCTTAAAGGAGGAGTACAGCCCGGGTTGTTTTAA
- the queG gene encoding tRNA epoxyqueuosine(34) reductase QueG has protein sequence MDSKAKYSELIKTEAKRLGFLSCGISKADFLEEEAPRLESWLNNNMHGEMSYMANHFDKRLDPRLLVDGAKSVISLLLNYYPKETQKEDTYKISKYAYGQDYHHVIKSKLRELQNFMTEHIGEVGGRAFVDSAPVLDKAWAAKSGLGWIGKHSNLLTQRVGSFYFIAELIVDVDLEYDHRVTDHCGTCTACIDACPTEAIVEPYVVDGSKCISYFTIELKNEIPTEVKGQFDDWAFGCDVCQDVCPWNRFSKPHQEPLFDPHPELLSMTKKDWEEITEDVFRKVFQKSAVKRTKFSGLQRNIKFLK, from the coding sequence ATGGACTCCAAGGCGAAATATTCAGAACTTATAAAAACCGAAGCCAAACGCCTCGGTTTTTTGTCATGTGGTATTTCCAAAGCCGATTTTTTAGAGGAAGAGGCCCCGAGACTTGAAAGCTGGCTCAACAATAATATGCACGGTGAAATGTCGTACATGGCCAACCATTTTGATAAGCGGTTGGATCCGCGTTTGCTGGTAGATGGTGCCAAGTCCGTTATTTCCTTATTGCTCAATTACTATCCCAAGGAAACGCAAAAAGAAGATACGTACAAAATATCGAAGTACGCCTACGGGCAAGATTACCACCACGTCATTAAATCGAAGTTGCGCGAACTGCAGAATTTTATGACGGAGCATATTGGTGAAGTCGGGGGCAGGGCCTTTGTAGATTCCGCACCGGTACTCGATAAGGCATGGGCCGCTAAAAGTGGTTTGGGGTGGATCGGTAAGCACAGCAATCTACTCACCCAACGTGTAGGTTCGTTTTATTTTATAGCCGAACTTATCGTCGATGTCGATTTGGAATATGACCACCGGGTCACGGATCACTGCGGAACCTGTACTGCCTGTATCGATGCATGCCCAACGGAAGCTATTGTTGAGCCCTATGTGGTCGATGGCAGTAAATGCATTTCATACTTCACTATTGAGCTTAAAAATGAGATTCCGACCGAGGTTAAGGGTCAGTTTGACGATTGGGCCTTCGGTTGTGATGTGTGCCAAGATGTGTGTCCATGGAACCGTTTTTCCAAACCCCACCAAGAACCGCTGTTCGACCCCCATCCCGAGCTATTGTCCATGACAAAAAAAGATTGGGAAGAGATTACCGAAGATGTATTTCGAAAGGTGTTTCAAAAATCGGCGGTCAAGCGGACTAAATTTTCTGGTTTACAACGAAATATCAAATTTTTGAAGTAA
- a CDS encoding MFS transporter — translation MHLIKKPSLSFWQIFNMNVGFLGIQFSFGLQQTAINPVFLFLGASEDMLPILNIAGPVTGLVIQPIIGAISDKTWSPRFGRRKPFFLIGAIIGSLCLFAFPLSPALWFAVGLLWILDVGNNMAMEPYRAFVGDKLPEKQLSLGYQMQSLFVGAGIVLANASIFLFQDWFGGGDVADVAGSIPKWLYYSFFIGAFLSVATILWSVLKTPEIPPTENEMREIKEHNALSFVQRFNMPFVEISKAIKEMPPFMWKLSVVYLFQWYALFVYWQFITPLFMHTMGFDLSEAAAQSAKMSTTYNISTMVVALALVPLVLKIGSKKVYAASLLGTGLALFAIPYISDPIYVLLPMVFFGIGWAAMMGIPYTMVSKIVPQDRRGVYMGILNMMIVIPMGIETLTFGPIFKSLLGGNAVNAILFAGVFFVLAAVFSLRLNVKGEKEEKMG, via the coding sequence ATGCACTTGATAAAAAAACCAAGCTTAAGTTTTTGGCAGATTTTTAATATGAACGTTGGCTTTTTGGGCATTCAGTTCAGTTTTGGCCTACAGCAAACCGCTATCAATCCTGTTTTTTTGTTCTTGGGGGCGTCTGAAGATATGTTGCCCATTTTGAATATAGCGGGTCCGGTTACGGGTCTGGTCATTCAGCCTATTATCGGGGCGATATCGGATAAGACTTGGTCTCCCCGTTTTGGTCGTAGAAAACCTTTTTTCTTGATCGGGGCCATTATTGGCAGTCTGTGTTTATTCGCATTTCCACTTAGTCCCGCCTTATGGTTCGCCGTTGGCCTACTTTGGATTTTAGATGTGGGGAACAATATGGCCATGGAACCCTATCGTGCCTTTGTAGGCGATAAACTCCCCGAAAAGCAGTTGAGTCTCGGGTATCAAATGCAAAGTCTGTTCGTGGGAGCGGGTATTGTTTTGGCCAATGCTTCCATTTTCTTGTTTCAAGATTGGTTTGGGGGCGGCGATGTTGCCGATGTGGCAGGGTCTATTCCGAAATGGTTGTACTATTCCTTTTTTATAGGGGCCTTTTTATCGGTAGCCACTATTCTTTGGTCCGTATTGAAAACGCCGGAGATTCCGCCAACGGAAAATGAAATGAGGGAAATAAAGGAGCATAATGCACTGTCCTTCGTTCAGCGTTTCAATATGCCTTTCGTGGAAATATCCAAGGCAATCAAAGAAATGCCTCCCTTTATGTGGAAGCTTTCCGTAGTTTATCTTTTTCAGTGGTATGCACTTTTTGTGTATTGGCAGTTTATAACCCCTTTGTTTATGCATACCATGGGGTTTGATCTTTCCGAGGCCGCCGCCCAATCGGCAAAAATGAGTACTACCTACAATATATCTACCATGGTCGTGGCTTTAGCTTTGGTACCCTTGGTCCTTAAAATCGGAAGCAAAAAGGTTTATGCGGCCAGTTTGTTAGGTACCGGTTTGGCACTGTTTGCTATTCCGTATATCTCCGACCCTATATACGTCTTATTGCCCATGGTGTTTTTTGGTATAGGCTGGGCGGCTATGATGGGTATACCTTATACCATGGTGTCTAAAATCGTACCGCAAGATAGGCGGGGGGTTTATATGGGCATTTTGAATATGATGATCGTTATTCCCATGGGGATAGAGACCCTTACTTTCGGACCTATTTTTAAAAGTCTTTTAGGGGGCAATGCGGTTAATGCCATTTTGTTCGCTGGCGTGTTTTTTGTACTTGCCGCTGTGTTTTCGCTGCGCTTGAACGTAAAGGGCGAAAAGGAAGAAAAAATGGGCTAG
- a CDS encoding NADP-dependent malic enzyme, with amino-acid sequence MGNQKQRREALIYHAKPQPGKIKIVPTKPYSTQRDLALAYSPGVAEPCLEIAKDKDNAYKYTSKGNLVAIISNGTAVLGLGNIGPEASKPVMEGKGLLFKIFADIDGIDIEVDTEDVDEFVQTVKMIAPTFGGINLEDIKAPEAFEIERRLKEELDIPVMHDDQHGTAIISAAALLNALELSEKKIEDARIVISGAGAAAVSCTKLYKAFGAKAENIVMLDSKGVIRKDAENLSASKKEFATDRKINTLAEAMVDADVFVGLSIANIVTAEMLESMAENPIVFAMANPDPEVDYDLAVKTRKDIIMATGRSDHPNQVNNVLGFPFIFRGALDVRATTINEEMKMAAVKALAELTKQPVPEQVNIAYGETRLTFGKEYIIPKPFDQRLISEIPPAVAKAAMDSGVAKNPIEDWDRYREELLQRSGNDNKVVRLLHNRAKMNKKRIVFAEADHLDVLKAAQIVHEEGIAEPILLGRKEIILELKKELDFDADIEIVDPTSKEFDEKHIRYATKFWESRKRSGTTLYSAKIRMRERNYFGAMMVLEGDADGMISGYSRAYPTVVKPIFEVIGRASNVKKVSTVNIMITDRGPLFLADTSINIDPNAEEIAEIAQNAANVASTFGFEPVLALLSYANFGSSSHPHAKKVREAVRILHESNPELVVDGEIQTDFALNKELLQSQFPFSKLAGKKVNTLIFPNLEAANITYKLLKELNQADSIGPIMVGLRRSVHILQLGASVDEMVNMTAVAVIDAQEREKRRKAKAQAK; translated from the coding sequence ATGGGCAATCAAAAACAGAGAAGGGAAGCGTTGATCTATCACGCGAAACCACAGCCTGGTAAAATAAAAATCGTTCCTACAAAACCTTATAGCACCCAACGTGATTTGGCTTTGGCCTACTCACCGGGTGTGGCAGAACCTTGTCTTGAAATTGCAAAGGACAAGGATAACGCCTATAAATATACCTCAAAGGGGAATCTTGTAGCCATTATCTCGAACGGTACGGCCGTTTTGGGGCTGGGTAACATTGGGCCCGAAGCGTCAAAGCCCGTTATGGAAGGGAAAGGTTTGTTGTTCAAGATTTTTGCCGATATCGATGGTATAGATATAGAAGTTGATACGGAAGATGTAGACGAGTTTGTGCAGACCGTTAAAATGATCGCCCCTACTTTTGGTGGAATCAATTTGGAAGACATCAAGGCTCCTGAAGCTTTTGAAATAGAGCGAAGGCTTAAAGAAGAACTCGATATTCCGGTAATGCACGATGATCAACACGGTACGGCCATCATTTCTGCCGCCGCATTGTTGAACGCCCTCGAATTATCGGAAAAGAAAATAGAGGACGCACGTATCGTTATCAGTGGGGCCGGAGCTGCGGCAGTATCCTGTACCAAACTGTACAAGGCTTTTGGGGCCAAGGCCGAAAATATTGTTATGCTAGACAGTAAGGGGGTCATTAGAAAAGATGCCGAGAACCTGTCTGCCTCTAAAAAAGAATTCGCGACCGATAGGAAAATAAATACGCTTGCCGAAGCTATGGTCGATGCCGACGTGTTCGTCGGTCTTTCCATTGCGAATATCGTTACTGCCGAGATGTTGGAATCAATGGCCGAAAACCCTATCGTCTTTGCCATGGCGAACCCCGATCCAGAGGTAGATTATGACCTGGCCGTTAAGACGCGTAAAGATATTATTATGGCTACGGGACGTTCGGACCATCCGAACCAAGTCAACAACGTACTCGGTTTTCCTTTTATTTTTAGGGGAGCCTTGGATGTGCGTGCCACGACCATTAACGAAGAAATGAAAATGGCTGCCGTTAAGGCCTTGGCCGAATTGACCAAACAACCGGTACCTGAGCAGGTGAACATTGCCTATGGGGAAACCAGGTTGACTTTTGGTAAAGAATATATAATACCTAAACCTTTTGATCAACGTCTGATTTCGGAGATTCCACCGGCCGTGGCCAAAGCGGCGATGGATAGTGGTGTGGCTAAAAATCCTATTGAAGATTGGGACCGTTACAGAGAGGAGCTTTTACAACGATCGGGGAATGACAATAAGGTGGTGCGTTTGTTGCACAACCGGGCTAAAATGAATAAAAAGCGTATCGTCTTTGCCGAAGCCGATCATCTTGATGTGCTTAAGGCGGCTCAGATCGTTCACGAAGAGGGTATTGCAGAGCCTATTCTCTTGGGAAGAAAAGAGATCATTCTAGAGCTGAAAAAAGAATTGGATTTTGATGCCGATATAGAAATCGTTGATCCTACGTCCAAAGAATTTGACGAAAAGCACATACGTTACGCTACCAAATTCTGGGAAAGTAGAAAGCGCAGCGGTACGACTCTTTACAGTGCTAAAATAAGAATGCGGGAACGCAACTATTTCGGGGCTATGATGGTACTCGAAGGTGACGCGGATGGAATGATTTCCGGCTACTCAAGGGCGTATCCGACAGTGGTGAAACCAATTTTTGAAGTTATTGGTCGGGCATCGAACGTGAAGAAGGTGTCTACGGTCAATATTATGATTACCGATAGGGGGCCGTTGTTTTTGGCCGATACTTCTATCAATATTGATCCAAATGCCGAAGAGATTGCCGAAATAGCCCAAAACGCGGCCAACGTAGCGTCTACCTTCGGTTTTGAGCCTGTGTTGGCTCTCTTGTCTTACGCCAACTTTGGTTCATCGAGCCATCCCCATGCCAAAAAGGTTAGGGAGGCCGTTCGTATTTTACATGAAAGTAATCCTGAGCTTGTGGTAGATGGTGAGATCCAAACCGATTTCGCCTTGAACAAAGAGTTGCTTCAAAGTCAGTTTCCGTTTTCTAAACTAGCGGGCAAAAAAGTCAATACTTTGATTTTTCCAAATCTAGAAGCGGCGAACATAACGTATAAATTATTGAAGGAATTAAACCAGGCAGATAGTATTGGTCCGATCATGGTCGGGCTGAGAAGGTCGGTACATATTCTTCAATTGGGGGCAAGTGTAGATGAAATGGTGAATATGACCGCGGTTGCCGTTATAGATGCCCAAGAACGAGAAAAAAGAAGAAAGGCCAAGGCTCAGGCCAAATAA
- the ruvA gene encoding Holliday junction branch migration protein RuvA — protein MITHLRGKLVEKNPTYVVIECAGVGYFVNISLNTFAKVGDSESISLFTHLQVKEDSHTLFGFAERSEREIFRLLLSVSGIGSSTARTMLSSLEPAQIRDAIANGDVATIQSIKGIGAKTAQRVILDLRDKILKVYDIGEVSAAANNTNKEEALSALEVLGFVRRSAEKVVDKVLAQDPSLSVENIIKLALKNL, from the coding sequence ATGATCACGCATCTTAGAGGAAAACTTGTAGAGAAGAACCCGACCTATGTCGTAATTGAATGTGCAGGGGTGGGTTATTTTGTCAATATTTCGCTCAATACCTTTGCCAAGGTGGGCGACTCTGAGAGTATAAGTTTGTTCACCCATCTACAGGTGAAAGAAGATTCTCACACCTTGTTCGGGTTTGCCGAAAGATCGGAACGCGAAATTTTCCGGCTTTTGCTTTCGGTTTCCGGTATTGGATCAAGTACCGCACGGACCATGTTATCGTCGTTGGAGCCCGCTCAGATTAGGGATGCCATTGCCAATGGTGACGTGGCCACGATTCAATCGATAAAAGGTATCGGGGCCAAAACGGCCCAACGCGTAATTCTCGACCTACGCGATAAGATTCTAAAAGTGTACGATATAGGTGAAGTTTCCGCTGCTGCGAACAATACAAATAAAGAAGAAGCGTTATCTGCTTTAGAGGTTCTTGGCTTTGTAAGAAGATCCGCCGAAAAGGTAGTTGATAAAGTACTTGCCCAAGACCCCTCGCTCAGCGTAGAGAATATTATTAAACTTGCGCTTAAAAATTTATAA